One window from the genome of Candidatus Omnitrophota bacterium encodes:
- a CDS encoding type II toxin-antitoxin system mRNA interferase toxin, RelE/StbE family: MKIAYHKNFNKAFLKLPAKQQDTIKKPIAVFLNNPYDPQLKNHALHGDQKNKRVIAAGGDLRIVFEEQNNYKVVMFYRVGTHSQVY; the protein is encoded by the coding sequence ATGAAAATCGCCTATCATAAAAACTTCAATAAGGCTTTTTTGAAACTGCCTGCCAAACAACAAGATACAATTAAGAAACCCATCGCAGTATTTCTAAATAATCCTTACGATCCGCAACTCAAAAATCATGCGCTTCATGGAGATCAAAAAAACAAACGAGTGATTGCGGCAGGCGGCGATTTGCGAATCGTTTTTGAAGAACAAAACAACTACAAGGTCGTCATGTTTTACCGAGTGGGAACCCATAGTCAAGTTTACTAG
- a CDS encoding type II toxin-antitoxin system mRNA interferase toxin, RelE/StbE family, with translation MELVYYKKFIKAYEKLSPKQQDKVEQIITIFRQNPHDPRLCNHVLHGDQKGRRAISAGGDLRLVFREKNHYEKVTFLLVGTHNQVY, from the coding sequence ATGGAACTCGTCTACTATAAAAAATTTATAAAAGCATACGAAAAACTTTCGCCAAAACAACAGGACAAAGTCGAACAGATCATTACTATTTTCCGGCAAAATCCCCATGATCCCCGTCTCTGCAATCACGTCTTGCATGGAGATCAAAAAGGCCGCCGGGCCATTTCGGCGGGCGGCGATCTTCGGCTTGTTTTCCGGGAAAAAAACCACTATGAAAAAGTAACATTCCTGCTGGTTGGAACTCACAACCAAGTCTACTAG
- a CDS encoding BlaI/MecI/CopY family transcriptional regulator codes for MRRKSSEQLTAAEWKVMKVVWDIESGSSREIYERAGEKHDWAYTTVKTILSSLVNKKFLKTRQDGNKFVYSPAKPAINTLMQAADDFIDRSVEGVKGRLLCYMANRIELSEEDVQELQAILDQQKEKGSTS; via the coding sequence ATGCGCAGAAAATCATCCGAACAATTGACGGCGGCGGAATGGAAGGTCATGAAGGTCGTATGGGATATCGAATCCGGTTCCTCCCGTGAAATTTACGAGCGGGCGGGCGAAAAGCACGATTGGGCTTATACGACAGTGAAAACCATTCTCAGTTCCCTTGTCAATAAGAAATTTCTGAAAACGCGGCAGGACGGCAACAAGTTCGTTTACAGTCCCGCCAAGCCCGCCATCAATACTTTGATGCAAGCGGCGGACGATTTCATCGATCGCAGCGTCGAGGGCGTCAAAGGGCGATTGCTTTGTTATATGGCGAATAGGATCGAACTCTCCGAAGAGGACGTACAAGAACTGCAAGCCATCCTCGATCAACAGAAAGAGAAAGGATCAACGTCGTGA
- a CDS encoding AAA domain-containing protein, producing MDAFTRNYLSYLRDCVRLVNRDSPVDFGAKTTRGEIHLLSAADIRQIETSQSLQTDNSVIMRWKHEFQISAEGECFILFGFMLLAGKQDQAKFCCPLLIAETDVSSEGANETRLDMKQGTLKLYTPALSLLLSDGSDGDADTIAAEIDKIAKATPFQYPFSNSIDDLVKSIRNSVREERRTTFSQRNFTVKSIEEDTLRKAREGITLSLLPTAVALKIDALPDFSVEKEINEIIKSDNADCTSIPLLMRQINQGKNGSESSPDSVEPSTQSADSLDRVLEVLTLSNHQREAIAYAASHPLTVISGPPGTGKSHTIASLAINLAYNGKTVLVTSKTREAVSVVVNKLQELGGKYVVAHVGDKSQKKEFANLIKGILHYENLNRRQTANALEQARSNLHDARQKKKDTAGTIKRLEDYYGQYHSSRSELDKLADAELPEKIPGLSELEFFRKKAEWARQTLARPRIPFAHKLRTRAILNQIKTNLALQRCNGHRSILDSVDKSYYSTLADGALGHLNRNKNIRTLWLNHAEWVDLEHKRSCEVFECWRKYTLSDVLYSDQENTPRLRNYANALETPITKSKKKVLSKILEGTDSSLLLRCFPIWACTSNYLGQALKLESALFDYAIIDEASLCDPATAVPALYRAKYVVVVGDEKQLKHRTAIAVMKLQMLTAKNELDAMTINDLNYSRSVYEIAASRSSKGGLFMLDEHFRSLPPIIAFSNTKYYEGRLKVMRRNPANEHANVIEFHYVRGTRNERRVISEEYDKALEMIYDFAAREENTSLGIITMTEEQAKYMNARFSEEEIIGKLINQHNFKCGSPQSFQGDQRHTIILCLGIDADAHQRSFAHVNDDNRFNVAVTRATDHMIVISSIPTSDFIGNMREYFQTAKDGSSHNGNNILKIESSFESNFEREVYETLVANKLNVVPQYESCGYRIDFVVTRRDRFVAVEVDGPQHFDAKGNYVPRDVERTLRLMRGGWQIERISCYEWERGLPARKEFVERINKLLF from the coding sequence ATGGACGCTTTCACAAGGAATTATTTGAGTTATCTGCGTGATTGCGTTCGGTTGGTTAACCGAGATTCGCCGGTCGATTTTGGCGCGAAAACGACACGTGGGGAAATTCACCTCTTATCCGCCGCAGACATTCGCCAAATCGAAACCTCGCAAAGCCTGCAAACCGATAATTCTGTAATTATGCGATGGAAACACGAGTTTCAAATCAGCGCCGAAGGCGAATGTTTTATTCTTTTTGGATTCATGCTTCTTGCAGGAAAACAAGATCAAGCAAAGTTTTGTTGCCCCTTATTAATTGCTGAAACGGACGTTTCATCGGAAGGCGCGAATGAAACGCGCCTGGACATGAAGCAAGGAACGCTCAAACTATATACGCCTGCCCTATCTCTATTGTTATCGGACGGATCAGACGGAGATGCGGATACCATTGCGGCGGAAATCGACAAGATTGCCAAGGCAACGCCATTTCAATATCCGTTTAGTAATTCCATCGATGATCTCGTGAAAAGTATCCGTAATTCGGTTCGCGAAGAACGGCGTACGACATTTTCTCAACGTAATTTTACTGTGAAGAGCATTGAGGAAGACACATTACGCAAGGCTCGTGAAGGAATAACGCTATCGTTGTTGCCCACTGCCGTGGCGCTGAAAATTGACGCATTACCAGATTTCTCCGTCGAGAAGGAAATCAACGAGATTATTAAATCGGATAATGCCGATTGTACATCGATTCCGTTGCTCATGCGGCAAATCAATCAGGGGAAGAATGGTAGCGAGTCATCACCGGATTCTGTCGAGCCATCTACACAATCTGCCGATTCTCTGGATCGTGTTCTTGAGGTTTTGACCCTATCGAACCACCAGAGGGAAGCCATCGCTTATGCCGCCAGCCATCCACTCACAGTTATTTCCGGACCTCCCGGAACGGGGAAATCACATACTATCGCGTCTCTTGCCATAAACTTGGCCTATAACGGGAAAACCGTTCTTGTCACAAGCAAGACTCGTGAAGCTGTTTCCGTTGTTGTGAATAAACTGCAAGAACTCGGCGGGAAATATGTTGTCGCGCATGTCGGTGACAAGTCCCAGAAAAAAGAATTTGCCAACTTAATTAAAGGCATACTCCATTATGAAAACCTTAACCGGCGCCAAACGGCAAATGCGCTAGAACAAGCGCGATCAAATCTTCATGATGCTCGACAAAAGAAAAAAGATACAGCAGGAACGATCAAGAGATTGGAAGACTATTATGGGCAATATCACTCGTCCCGCTCGGAACTTGACAAACTAGCTGACGCAGAATTACCCGAAAAAATTCCGGGACTGAGTGAATTAGAATTTTTTCGAAAAAAGGCGGAATGGGCGAGGCAGACACTTGCACGTCCTAGAATCCCGTTTGCTCATAAACTCCGTACACGTGCGATTCTGAACCAAATTAAAACCAACTTAGCCCTTCAACGGTGTAATGGACATCGTTCCATATTGGACTCTGTGGACAAGTCATATTACTCCACACTTGCGGATGGAGCATTAGGGCATCTTAACCGGAATAAAAATATCCGCACATTGTGGTTAAATCATGCAGAATGGGTTGATCTGGAACATAAACGAAGTTGCGAAGTGTTTGAATGTTGGCGTAAATATACTTTGTCTGATGTACTTTATAGTGACCAAGAAAATACACCGCGACTTCGTAATTATGCCAATGCCCTAGAGACGCCAATTACTAAGTCAAAAAAGAAAGTTTTATCGAAAATACTTGAGGGAACCGATAGTTCGCTTTTACTTCGCTGTTTCCCTATATGGGCATGTACCAGCAACTACCTCGGGCAGGCTTTGAAATTGGAATCCGCATTGTTTGATTATGCCATTATCGACGAAGCATCCTTATGCGATCCGGCGACGGCTGTTCCCGCGCTTTATCGAGCAAAGTACGTTGTTGTTGTCGGTGATGAAAAACAACTAAAACATCGGACGGCAATAGCGGTGATGAAGTTACAAATGCTGACGGCAAAGAATGAACTCGATGCCATGACAATCAATGATTTAAATTACTCGAGAAGCGTCTATGAAATCGCTGCATCTCGTTCTTCGAAAGGTGGTCTTTTTATGCTTGATGAGCATTTCCGCTCCTTGCCGCCAATTATAGCGTTTTCCAATACAAAATATTACGAAGGCCGCCTTAAAGTAATGCGTCGTAATCCTGCTAACGAACATGCTAATGTTATCGAGTTTCATTATGTACGTGGAACGCGCAATGAAAGACGAGTTATCTCTGAAGAGTACGACAAAGCACTTGAAATGATTTATGATTTTGCCGCCCGCGAGGAAAACACAAGCCTTGGGATTATCACGATGACCGAAGAGCAGGCGAAATACATGAATGCTCGTTTTTCCGAAGAAGAGATCATCGGGAAATTGATTAACCAGCACAATTTTAAATGTGGGTCACCACAATCATTTCAAGGCGATCAACGGCACACCATTATTTTGTGTTTAGGTATAGACGCCGATGCGCATCAACGTTCGTTTGCCCATGTGAATGACGATAACCGGTTTAACGTCGCCGTGACACGGGCAACTGATCATATGATCGTAATTTCCTCCATTCCGACAAGCGATTTCATAGGCAACATGCGCGAATATTTCCAAACGGCAAAAGATGGATCATCTCATAACGGAAATAATATTTTGAAAATCGAGTCATCATTTGAATCAAATTTTGAGCGCGAAGTATACGAAACGTTAGTCGCAAACAAGTTGAATGTAGTGCCGCAATACGAATCTTGCGGCTATAGGATCGATTTTGTCGTAACGCGACGAGATCGATTCGTTGCAGTAGAAGTGGATGGGCCGCAACATTTCGACGCTAAGGGAAACTACGTCCCGCGCGACGTGGAACGGACGTTGCGCCTCATGCGTGGGGGATGGCAGATCGAACGTATTTCCTGTTACGAATGGGAACGCGGCTTGCCCGCCCGGAAAGAATTTGTTGAACGGATCAACAAATTACTGTTTTAA
- a CDS encoding TraR/DksA family transcriptional regulator, giving the protein MPDKKNKAIKEKSNKREKLFAELKGMLLQERQKLLQEAMKSHNIKEIDSHGDIVDQSNDYLNREVLLGLAEHDRLRIKEIDDALKRMDDGVYGICLMSGAEISDARLIAMPTAKYTLECQAKIEGRR; this is encoded by the coding sequence ATGCCGGACAAGAAGAACAAAGCCATAAAAGAGAAATCGAACAAAAGGGAAAAATTATTCGCCGAATTGAAGGGAATGCTGTTGCAGGAACGGCAAAAGTTGCTGCAGGAAGCCATGAAATCCCATAATATCAAGGAAATCGATTCGCACGGGGATATCGTGGATCAGAGCAACGATTACTTGAACCGGGAAGTGCTTTTAGGATTGGCCGAACACGACCGGCTGCGAATCAAGGAAATCGACGACGCCTTAAAGCGTATGGATGACGGCGTCTATGGCATTTGCCTTATGTCGGGGGCGGAGATATCCGATGCGCGGCTCATCGCCATGCCCACGGCGAAATATACCTTGGAATGCCAAGCCAAGATCGAAGGCCGCCGTTAA
- a CDS encoding DEAD/DEAH box helicase → MEIDFLRHFGFSPQHTAALRSAYGSLLLPLQEKAINEGRLFEKESLLVSAPTSSGKTFLAEILFLFHVSQGRNVIYLAPTKALANQRYRQLQERYREMGYEILLSTRDHPFQDRRIVEGRFHLAIVIYEKMRALMAMGDSFLPFLGACVVDEMHYVYHPQRGAELEILLAKLREEKSLQMLGLSAMPPDEKAAEWLKARLVVETARPVELRQGVLFNGRFHYQEFNSRREGTETFPLQPQFDEGRAMIEAAYYFASKGETTLVFWSNRDQCYIAARKLAELCQPEAKLKESELARLEPTAMRRFLSHLLPRRIAVHTSDLTQGERDLVERWAQKGEALIICATSTLAEGVNFPVTNVLTSKRMYGTRPRDIQCGAPPAAIPIARDQLFNMIGRAGRLGCGDLGRGMLVASSEGDVEGLMSMYMRSEPPALQPALRMEDFSQTVLKSLNLNGHSSRRDCVQFLQRTLTGISRLWPEALEAKVDEAVDRLKQDGFVSEEMERLYLSPLGRLVVKNGLSARSAQQLNRYIGDYGAEWIHPVEILTPLCLLDEIQPIPISIPNREILDHLWTRSLWRLLDDKGIAKDSFVRRLTENPSNLRREHHAAFKKTLLMVYWIDGKSIEALEKEFNFYTGAIHRLGEELSWLTGCLAEIAASFAVEPETLRKFYALQERLTYGLPEKGLDWGPLIRRRLLMRQEVLSLLVAGYNSPAAVRDDDLKHLQEFLSKETVQIVAAHKSKPVVREERLSSDYVIELDKGRLDRVKINGTTVALSKLQARLLRRLAANAGECVPYEDILQEMWPDGNGDRKSLFKQKRAIILKAGEALGKKEAKDLIESSKGDGLVLKASIIRN, encoded by the coding sequence ATGGAAATCGATTTTCTACGCCATTTTGGATTTTCCCCCCAACATACGGCGGCGTTGCGAAGCGCCTACGGCTCCCTATTGCTGCCTTTGCAGGAGAAGGCGATCAACGAAGGACGCTTGTTCGAAAAAGAGAGCCTTTTGGTTTCGGCGCCAACTTCGTCGGGGAAGACCTTTCTTGCGGAAATCCTGTTTCTCTTCCATGTTTCCCAAGGCCGGAACGTCATTTATCTCGCTCCTACCAAAGCGCTGGCCAATCAACGCTATCGGCAGTTGCAGGAACGCTATCGGGAAATGGGGTACGAGATTCTGCTCTCCACCCGCGATCATCCTTTTCAAGACCGGCGCATCGTCGAAGGGCGATTTCATCTGGCTATCGTGATTTATGAAAAAATGCGCGCTTTGATGGCGATGGGAGATTCCTTTCTTCCATTCCTTGGCGCTTGCGTCGTCGATGAGATGCACTACGTTTATCATCCGCAGCGCGGCGCGGAATTAGAAATTCTGCTCGCCAAGCTGCGGGAAGAGAAATCGCTGCAAATGCTCGGCCTCTCCGCCATGCCGCCGGACGAAAAAGCCGCCGAATGGCTCAAGGCGCGGCTGGTCGTCGAGACCGCCCGTCCCGTGGAGTTGCGGCAGGGGGTTTTATTCAATGGCCGCTTCCATTACCAGGAATTCAATTCCCGCCGGGAAGGAACCGAAACGTTTCCTCTCCAACCCCAATTCGACGAAGGCCGGGCCATGATCGAGGCCGCCTATTATTTCGCTTCGAAGGGTGAAACGACGCTTGTCTTCTGGTCCAACCGGGACCAATGCTACATCGCCGCCCGCAAGTTGGCGGAGCTCTGCCAGCCGGAAGCGAAACTGAAAGAATCTGAACTGGCGCGGCTGGAGCCGACGGCCATGCGTAGATTTCTCTCCCACCTTCTTCCCCGCCGCATCGCCGTGCATACCAGCGACCTTACGCAGGGGGAGCGGGATTTGGTGGAGCGCTGGGCGCAGAAAGGCGAGGCGTTGATTATCTGCGCCACCAGCACGCTGGCGGAAGGCGTCAATTTCCCTGTAACCAACGTTTTGACCTCCAAACGCATGTACGGAACCCGTCCGCGAGACATTCAATGCGGCGCCCCTCCCGCCGCGATTCCTATCGCCCGCGACCAGTTGTTCAACATGATCGGACGCGCCGGGCGGCTGGGTTGCGGCGATTTGGGCCGGGGAATGCTGGTGGCTTCTTCCGAAGGCGACGTGGAAGGACTTATGTCCATGTATATGCGCTCCGAACCGCCAGCCTTGCAGCCAGCGCTTCGCATGGAGGATTTTTCACAAACCGTTCTTAAAAGCCTCAATCTCAACGGTCATTCTTCCCGCCGCGATTGCGTTCAATTTCTCCAGCGAACGCTGACGGGAATTTCCCGCCTATGGCCGGAGGCTTTGGAAGCGAAAGTGGACGAAGCAGTGGATCGCCTGAAGCAGGATGGATTCGTTTCGGAAGAAATGGAGCGGCTGTACCTCTCGCCTTTAGGCCGATTGGTCGTCAAAAACGGCTTGTCCGCCCGTTCCGCGCAACAATTGAACCGATATATTGGGGACTACGGCGCCGAGTGGATTCATCCCGTCGAAATTCTTACGCCTCTATGCCTGCTCGATGAAATCCAGCCCATTCCTATTTCCATTCCCAACCGGGAAATCCTCGATCATCTGTGGACGCGTTCGCTTTGGCGCCTTTTGGACGATAAAGGGATAGCGAAAGACTCGTTCGTCCGCCGCTTAACGGAGAATCCCTCTAATCTGCGGCGGGAACATCACGCCGCCTTCAAAAAAACCTTGCTCATGGTTTATTGGATCGATGGTAAAAGCATCGAAGCGCTGGAAAAGGAATTCAACTTCTACACCGGCGCCATTCACCGGCTGGGCGAGGAACTCTCCTGGCTGACCGGCTGCTTGGCGGAGATCGCGGCTTCTTTCGCGGTGGAGCCGGAGACGCTGCGGAAATTCTATGCTCTTCAGGAACGCCTGACCTATGGCTTGCCCGAAAAAGGTCTGGATTGGGGGCCATTAATCCGCCGCCGGCTTTTGATGCGCCAGGAAGTCCTCTCACTGCTGGTTGCCGGCTATAACTCACCCGCCGCCGTGCGCGATGACGATCTAAAGCACTTACAAGAGTTTCTCTCCAAGGAAACCGTACAAATCGTCGCCGCTCATAAATCCAAACCCGTCGTGCGCGAAGAACGCCTCTCCTCGGATTACGTCATCGAACTCGACAAGGGACGCCTCGACCGAGTTAAAATCAATGGCACAACCGTCGCCCTATCCAAATTGCAAGCCCGGCTGCTGCGCCGTCTCGCCGCCAACGCCGGGGAATGCGTTCCGTATGAAGATATCCTCCAGGAAATGTGGCCGGATGGAAATGGAGATCGCAAGAGTCTATTCAAACAAAAGAGAGCAATAATCCTAAAAGCTGGTGAAGCCTTGGGCAAGAAAGAAGCGAAAGATCTCATCGAAAGTTCGAAGGGCGACGGGTTGGTTTTGAAGGCGTCTATTATCAGAAATTAA
- a CDS encoding 4Fe-4S dicluster domain-containing protein, which yields MNNGMIAEIRAKGVVGAGGAGFPTYAKLKPPIEILIVNGAECEPLLHKDKELLKHYGKIVLEGAARLRDIVQAREAVLGIKEKYRDIIAELTPLLPDCVRIQPLGDFYPAGDEFVLVYDVTGKVIPRGGLPLHVGAVVINVETVLNVMQDRPVIHKYFSVGGAVCEPQTLRAPIGMSFREAIEACGGPACEPFAVLAGGVMMGRLVRDMEEPITKTTGGLLLFPQDHPLIAKYSRDDSAIKRIGKSACDQCTFCTELCPRYLLGHPIEPHKAMRALGFSHEKLSLVIGTQFCCECNLCTMIACPEDLDPKNVCVMNKRELREQKMTYPADAPSRPAHPLLEGRRTPISRLFKKLGLTQFANRGPLSEKEFAPDKVVILLKQHVGTPAKPTVSPGARVQAGDVIANVAEKDLGVPIHASINGVVGNVSDVSIEIGRG from the coding sequence ATGAACAATGGTATGATCGCGGAAATTCGAGCCAAAGGAGTCGTCGGCGCGGGAGGCGCCGGTTTTCCCACATATGCGAAATTGAAGCCTCCCATCGAGATTCTGATTGTCAACGGCGCGGAATGCGAACCGCTTTTGCATAAAGACAAGGAACTGCTTAAGCACTACGGGAAAATCGTGCTGGAAGGCGCGGCGCGCTTGAGAGATATCGTCCAAGCTCGGGAAGCCGTATTGGGCATCAAAGAAAAATACCGCGACATCATCGCCGAGCTGACGCCTCTCCTGCCCGATTGCGTCCGCATTCAGCCTTTGGGCGATTTCTATCCCGCCGGGGACGAGTTCGTGCTGGTATACGATGTAACCGGCAAAGTCATTCCGCGCGGCGGATTGCCCCTCCATGTCGGAGCGGTGGTTATTAATGTCGAGACCGTGCTCAACGTCATGCAGGATCGTCCGGTAATCCATAAATATTTCTCTGTGGGCGGCGCGGTTTGCGAACCTCAAACGCTGCGCGCTCCCATCGGCATGTCTTTCCGGGAAGCCATCGAAGCCTGCGGCGGCCCCGCCTGTGAGCCTTTCGCCGTGCTGGCGGGGGGCGTCATGATGGGGCGCTTGGTTCGCGATATGGAAGAGCCGATTACCAAAACCACCGGCGGGTTGCTGCTCTTTCCCCAGGATCACCCGCTCATCGCAAAATATTCCCGCGACGACTCCGCCATCAAGCGCATCGGCAAATCGGCCTGCGACCAATGCACCTTCTGCACTGAATTGTGCCCGCGTTATCTTCTTGGCCACCCCATTGAACCGCACAAAGCCATGCGCGCTCTCGGCTTCAGTCATGAGAAACTCTCGCTGGTCATCGGGACGCAATTCTGCTGCGAGTGCAATCTCTGCACCATGATCGCATGCCCGGAAGATTTGGATCCCAAGAACGTTTGCGTTATGAACAAACGCGAACTGCGGGAACAGAAAATGACGTATCCCGCCGATGCTCCCAGCCGCCCAGCGCATCCGCTGCTCGAAGGGCGGCGAACGCCGATTTCGCGCCTTTTCAAAAAACTAGGACTTACGCAATTCGCCAACCGGGGTCCGCTTTCGGAGAAGGAATTTGCGCCGGATAAGGTTGTTATCCTGCTCAAGCAACATGTGGGAACGCCCGCAAAGCCGACCGTTTCCCCCGGCGCGCGCGTGCAGGCCGGCGACGTCATCGCTAATGTGGCCGAGAAGGATTTAGGCGTTCCCATCCATGCGAGCATCAACGGCGTCGTCGGGAACGTGAGCGACGTCAGCATCGAAATCGGAAGAGGATAG
- a CDS encoding BMC domain-containing protein translates to MPKAIGMIELSSIALGYEVEDAMLKASNVQLILARTICSGKYIVIVGGDVAEVKSSVEAGLNSASDSVIDDLVIPNAHESLFPALSCSVTLAPQDILALGVVETFTAASILEAGDAAAKAANVTLFRIHVAMAVGGKGFLLLTGDVSAVKAAVAAASGAAIRRGVLVGRTVIPRPSPELFSEYI, encoded by the coding sequence ATGCCCAAAGCTATCGGAATGATCGAACTTTCCAGCATCGCCCTCGGCTACGAAGTCGAAGACGCCATGCTCAAAGCCTCCAATGTGCAATTAATCCTAGCCCGCACGATATGTTCGGGGAAATACATCGTCATCGTCGGAGGCGACGTGGCCGAAGTCAAAAGCAGCGTGGAAGCGGGATTGAATTCCGCCAGCGACAGCGTCATCGACGATCTGGTCATCCCCAACGCTCATGAGAGCCTTTTCCCGGCTCTTTCCTGTTCCGTAACCTTAGCGCCGCAAGATATCCTAGCGTTGGGTGTAGTGGAAACCTTTACGGCGGCTAGCATCCTGGAAGCGGGAGACGCCGCCGCCAAAGCGGCCAACGTGACGCTCTTCCGCATTCACGTCGCTATGGCCGTCGGAGGCAAGGGTTTTCTGTTGCTGACGGGAGACGTTTCCGCCGTCAAAGCCGCCGTGGCGGCCGCTTCCGGTGCGGCGATACGGCGCGGAGTTCTAGTCGGGCGCACGGTCATTCCGCGTCCCAGCCCCGAATTGTTTTCCGAGTATATCTAA
- a CDS encoding glycosyltransferase family 39 protein, whose amino-acid sequence MNDPIPESCCANPPRRRWAQRLLVGGLIAVHFFLAIGSACLKSPTSDEYTYISTGYIYLTTWDFRLDRTQPPLIRLLIGLPLAFYHPWMPPLHEEKWDAPESYELGYRLGFEMLLFGQNRWQSVLLLARLPIMLLSCALALLVYRWARDLYGEAGGVASLFLYCFCPNMLAHGRLATMDLGLAFFFIAALYAFYLYSKNRTKRRLALTGVLLGLALGAKVTALLLLPLLCGLLAWLSYENHRRQWKNIAADYAQSAAILLLCAFAALLLLYGYPFRPFYFWDTLSNVFYKSLHTGRASEAIPGMPHLNYAFYLFGHYSTHGWPYYYAAAMLVKTPTAVFLALLLVLALARRKWLGWPDAVLVFAFFLIHIAAAFNRVNIGLRHILPIYPLLYMYLGRIVEIKPNVLRKYGLAALAFWYFWTTISIYPDYLAYFNEICGGPERGQFYLDDSNIDWGEDLSRLSEFQKRYPNEPFYVAVNWMFDPKAFGVAAQSLKLEQIPSPPLGIAAVGKHWAIRQRVQKRSPYYFDWLEKYRPIGQIGHSILLYRFEKAER is encoded by the coding sequence ATGAATGATCCTATCCCTGAATCCTGCTGCGCTAATCCTCCCCGTCGCCGTTGGGCGCAGAGGCTCTTAGTCGGGGGATTGATCGCCGTTCATTTTTTCCTGGCTATCGGCAGCGCCTGCCTCAAATCGCCCACTTCCGATGAATATACCTATATTTCCACCGGATACATTTATCTCACTACTTGGGATTTCCGTCTCGATCGCACCCAACCGCCTTTGATCCGCCTTCTCATCGGCTTGCCGCTGGCGTTTTATCATCCCTGGATGCCGCCGCTTCACGAAGAAAAATGGGATGCGCCGGAAAGTTACGAGTTGGGCTACCGCCTCGGCTTCGAAATGCTTTTATTCGGCCAAAACCGCTGGCAAAGCGTTTTGCTTCTGGCTCGTCTGCCCATTATGCTGCTATCCTGCGCCTTGGCGCTGCTGGTCTACCGGTGGGCGCGCGATCTTTACGGCGAGGCGGGGGGCGTCGCTTCTTTATTTCTTTATTGCTTCTGTCCCAACATGCTGGCTCATGGACGATTGGCGACGATGGATTTGGGACTCGCCTTCTTCTTTATCGCCGCTCTCTATGCTTTTTATCTTTATAGCAAGAACCGAACCAAACGCCGTCTGGCGCTAACGGGCGTTTTGTTGGGATTGGCGTTGGGGGCCAAAGTTACCGCCTTGCTGCTGCTTCCCCTCCTATGCGGCCTTTTGGCTTGGCTCTCGTATGAGAACCATCGCCGTCAATGGAAAAACATTGCCGCCGATTATGCGCAAAGCGCGGCGATTCTTCTTTTGTGCGCTTTCGCTGCGCTGCTTCTGCTCTACGGTTACCCTTTTCGTCCATTTTATTTTTGGGATACGCTCTCCAACGTCTTTTACAAATCCCTGCATACTGGCCGGGCTTCGGAAGCGATTCCCGGAATGCCTCACTTGAACTACGCCTTTTACCTATTCGGCCATTACTCTACGCATGGCTGGCCTTATTACTACGCCGCCGCCATGCTGGTCAAAACTCCAACGGCGGTTTTTCTCGCTCTTTTGCTTGTCCTGGCTTTGGCGCGCCGGAAATGGCTGGGCTGGCCCGACGCCGTACTCGTTTTCGCTTTCTTCCTGATTCATATCGCCGCCGCCTTCAACCGCGTCAATATCGGCTTGCGCCACATTCTCCCCATCTACCCATTGCTCTATATGTATCTCGGACGGATCGTAGAGATAAAACCGAATGTCTTGCGAAAGTACGGCCTTGCAGCGCTCGCTTTTTGGTATTTTTGGACTACTATAAGCATCTACCCGGATTATCTGGCTTATTTCAACGAAATCTGCGGCGGACCGGAACGAGGACAATTCTACCTGGACGATTCCAACATCGATTGGGGAGAAGATTTATCACGCCTCTCCGAATTCCAAAAGCGATATCCTAACGAGCCATTCTACGTCGCTGTCAACTGGATGTTCGATCCCAAGGCTTTTGGCGTCGCTGCGCAGAGTTTGAAATTGGAGCAAATCCCCTCACCGCCATTGGGGATAGCGGCTGTCGGCAAGCATTGGGCGATACGTCAAAGGGTGCAAAAACGTTCTCCCTATTATTTCGATTGGTTGGAAAAATATCGACCCATTGGACAGATAGGACATTCGATTCTATTGTATCGTTTCGAGAAAGCGGAGAGATGA
- a CDS encoding DUF2283 domain-containing protein — protein MKITYDPRYNIAYILFRDKNEPMETLRLSDEVNIDLAPDGRIYGIELLNANQQLAGGPEPSLIFVNEAEGRRQEIAIL, from the coding sequence ATGAAGATAACTTACGATCCCCGTTATAATATCGCTTATATCCTTTTTCGAGATAAAAACGAGCCGATGGAAACGCTTCGTCTGAGCGATGAAGTGAATATCGATCTCGCGCCGGATGGAAGAATCTACGGCATAGAACTCTTGAACGCCAACCAACAATTGGCTGGCGGTCCAGAGCCTTCTTTGATTTTCGTGAACGAAGCAGAGGGCCGTCGACAGGAAATAGCCATTCTATAG